A region from the Desulfovibrio sp. ZJ209 genome encodes:
- a CDS encoding DVU0298 family protein: MPKMRSSKQQLKRILQEPDWQAHLEEIAAGGMTSVGPLFSFLLLGPLTMHRAAVALGATVAELARTEPETARNVIRRFMWHMNEDSGNIGWGIPDAFAECLAASEPLAETYHRILISYIMDLGHADNYCDNDILRRSCYWAVGRLAEARPEMCAGARPWLVKGLADVDSICRGMAAWALSKLPQDMMDAPALRRLAEAGDEDVCEIYEADRIREARVSELARAALARDEVNRICN, from the coding sequence ATGCCCAAAATGCGCAGCTCCAAGCAGCAGCTCAAACGCATCCTTCAGGAGCCGGACTGGCAGGCGCACCTTGAGGAAATCGCCGCGGGCGGCATGACCAGCGTGGGACCGCTCTTTTCCTTCCTGTTGCTCGGGCCGCTCACCATGCACCGCGCGGCCGTGGCCCTGGGCGCCACGGTGGCTGAGCTAGCCCGCACCGAGCCCGAAACGGCGCGCAATGTCATCCGGCGCTTCATGTGGCACATGAACGAGGACTCCGGCAATATCGGCTGGGGCATCCCCGACGCCTTCGCGGAGTGCCTCGCCGCCAGCGAGCCGCTTGCCGAGACCTATCACCGCATCCTCATCTCCTATATCATGGATCTGGGGCACGCCGACAATTATTGCGACAATGACATCCTCCGCCGCTCCTGCTACTGGGCGGTGGGGCGCCTTGCCGAGGCGCGCCCTGAAATGTGCGCCGGGGCGCGGCCGTGGCTCGTCAAGGGACTTGCCGATGTGGACAGCATCTGCCGGGGCATGGCGGCATGGGCGCTCTCAAAGCTGCCGCAGGACATGATGGACGCCCCGGCCCTGCGCCGGCTCGCCGAAGCGGGCGATGAGGATGTCTGCGAAATCTACGAGGCCGACAGAATCCGCGAGGCGCGCGTGAGCGAGCTTGCCCGCGCGGCGCTGGCGCGCGACGAGGTGAATAGGATTTGTAACTAA
- the proB gene encoding glutamate 5-kinase: MNDEAAASVDADWAGERRRLLGRARCIVIKVGSAVLTDADGLALEVLDSLAGQMAALRAPGAGDAGGRRIVLVSSGAVAAGRAALASQGIDARGRDLAVRQAAAAVGQGLLMRAWDRAFRPHGVATAQVLLTRDDLRSRSRFLNARNTFAELLRWGVLPIVNENDTVSVAELKFGDNDCLASLLVNLVGADLFINLTSARGVCARDPHADPGAPVLARIEDVARLDLGRLCGAKTAVGTGGMRSKLMAARRAAQLGVPTLILRGREPGALTRAFGLGGEEGAEAPAGTWVDPARHAIPRRKFWLAYQSDPAGSVTVDAGAAAALMREGGSLLPGGVREVSGSFQKGALVRVEHAGRPLGVGLTNYSAADLRKIMGLKRHEVAAILGDAHYPDVIHRDNLLLDAAV, encoded by the coding sequence ATGAATGACGAGGCCGCGGCCAGCGTGGACGCGGACTGGGCCGGGGAGCGGCGCCGGCTGCTCGGCCGGGCGCGCTGCATCGTCATCAAGGTGGGGAGCGCCGTCCTCACGGACGCGGACGGGCTGGCCCTTGAAGTGCTGGATTCCCTCGCCGGCCAGATGGCGGCCTTGCGGGCGCCCGGCGCGGGTGATGCCGGCGGCCGCCGCATCGTCCTCGTCTCCTCGGGCGCCGTGGCCGCCGGGCGCGCGGCCCTTGCAAGCCAGGGCATCGACGCCCGGGGCCGCGACCTCGCGGTGCGCCAGGCGGCCGCCGCCGTGGGGCAGGGGCTGCTCATGCGCGCCTGGGACAGGGCCTTCCGGCCGCACGGTGTCGCCACCGCGCAGGTGCTGCTCACGCGGGACGATTTGCGCTCCCGCAGCCGCTTCCTCAACGCCCGCAACACCTTCGCCGAGCTTTTGCGCTGGGGCGTGCTGCCCATCGTCAATGAAAACGACACCGTCTCGGTCGCCGAGCTCAAGTTCGGCGACAATGACTGCCTCGCCAGCCTGCTTGTGAACCTCGTGGGCGCGGACCTGTTCATCAACCTCACTTCCGCGCGAGGCGTCTGCGCGCGCGACCCGCATGCCGACCCCGGGGCGCCGGTGCTCGCCCGCATCGAGGATGTGGCGCGCCTCGACCTCGGGCGCCTCTGCGGGGCCAAGACGGCCGTGGGCACCGGCGGCATGCGCTCCAAGCTCATGGCCGCGCGCCGGGCCGCGCAGCTCGGCGTGCCCACGCTCATCCTGCGCGGGCGCGAGCCGGGCGCCCTGACGCGGGCTTTCGGCCTTGGTGGTGAAGAAGGAGCGGAAGCCCCGGCGGGAACCTGGGTGGACCCGGCGCGCCACGCCATCCCGCGGCGCAAGTTCTGGCTGGCCTACCAGTCCGACCCGGCGGGCAGCGTCACGGTGGATGCCGGCGCGGCCGCGGCCCTCATGCGCGAGGGCGGCAGCCTCCTGCCCGGGGGCGTGCGCGAGGTTTCCGGCAGCTTCCAGAAGGGAGCGCTCGTGCGCGTGGAGCATGCGGGCCGCCCGCTCGGCGTGGGCCTCACCAACTACAGCGCGGCCGACCTGCGCAAGATCATGGGCCTCAAGCGGCACGAAGTGGCGGCCATCCTCGGCGACGCGCACTACCCCGACGTGATCCACCGCGACAACCTTCTGCTGGATGCCGCAGTCTGA
- the obgE gene encoding GTPase ObgE, translating to MRFVDEARILVKAGKGGRGCMSFRREKFVPKGGPDGGDGGNGGSVYLRADSRLLSLYDFRLKRVYEAQNGQPGRGGQCDGKKGADLVLGLPVGTLVFAESVRRGDAPDVEADEAIAEDGGERLLADLSEPESLVLVARGGRGGKGNEHFKSATMRAPRFAQPGEPGEEVTLRLELKILADVGLIGLPNAGKSTFISRVSAARPKIADYPFTTITPNLGVMIDEVDPEKRMIIADIPGLIEGAHAGLGLGHRFLRHVERTRFLVHMLSIEDVDDADPWAGFELVNEELRRFDPELAERRQIEVINKIDLVSEERLQALMARAAKDERRIYFISAKERIGLEPLVEELWRLKDELARHEPLVHFHTEPPAEDEEFPEIEVEYTNE from the coding sequence ATGCGTTTTGTGGATGAAGCGAGGATCCTCGTCAAGGCGGGCAAGGGCGGCAGGGGCTGCATGTCCTTCCGGCGCGAGAAATTCGTGCCCAAGGGCGGCCCGGACGGCGGCGACGGCGGCAACGGCGGTTCGGTCTATCTCCGGGCGGACAGCCGCCTGCTCTCCCTCTACGATTTCCGGCTCAAGCGCGTCTATGAGGCGCAGAACGGGCAGCCCGGCCGCGGCGGCCAGTGCGACGGCAAGAAGGGCGCGGATCTCGTGCTCGGGCTGCCCGTGGGCACGCTCGTCTTCGCCGAGAGCGTGCGCCGTGGCGACGCCCCCGACGTGGAGGCGGACGAAGCGATCGCCGAGGACGGCGGCGAACGCCTCCTCGCGGACCTGAGCGAGCCCGAAAGCCTCGTGCTCGTGGCGCGGGGCGGCCGCGGCGGCAAGGGCAACGAGCACTTCAAGTCGGCCACCATGCGCGCGCCGCGCTTCGCCCAGCCCGGCGAGCCCGGCGAGGAAGTGACCCTGCGCCTCGAGCTCAAGATCCTGGCGGACGTGGGCCTCATCGGGCTCCCCAATGCCGGCAAGTCCACCTTCATTTCCCGGGTCTCGGCCGCGCGCCCGAAAATCGCCGACTATCCCTTCACCACCATCACGCCCAACCTCGGCGTGATGATCGACGAGGTGGACCCGGAAAAGCGCATGATCATCGCCGACATCCCCGGCCTCATCGAGGGCGCGCACGCGGGCCTGGGCCTCGGGCACCGCTTCCTCAGGCATGTGGAGCGCACGCGCTTCCTCGTGCACATGCTGAGCATCGAGGACGTGGATGATGCCGACCCCTGGGCCGGCTTCGAGCTCGTCAATGAGGAACTGCGCCGTTTTGACCCCGAGCTCGCCGAGCGACGGCAGATCGAGGTCATCAACAAGATCGACCTCGTCTCCGAGGAGCGCCTGCAGGCCCTCATGGCCCGCGCCGCCAAGGACGAGCGCCGCATCTACTTCATCTCCGCCAAGGAGCGCATCGGCCTCGAGCCGCTGGTGGAGGAGCTCTGGCGCCTCAAGGACGAGCTGGCGCGCCACGAGCCGCTGGTGCATTTCCACACCGAGCCGCCGGCCGAGGACGAGGAATTTCCCGAGATCGAGGTCGAGTACACCAATGAATGA
- the rpmA gene encoding 50S ribosomal protein L27, with protein MAHKKAGGSSRNGRDSPGQRRGIKRYGGQPVLAGNIIVRQLGTVVYPGLNVGMGRDYTLFAKVDGVVRFEKFTRKRRVHTRVHVDEAAA; from the coding sequence ATGGCTCACAAGAAAGCGGGCGGTTCGTCACGCAACGGCCGCGACAGTCCGGGGCAGCGTCGGGGCATCAAGCGCTATGGCGGCCAGCCTGTGCTTGCCGGCAACATCATCGTTCGTCAGCTGGGCACGGTCGTCTATCCCGGCCTCAATGTGGGCATGGGGCGCGACTATACGCTGTTCGCCAAGGTGGACGGCGTGGTGCGCTTTGAAAAGTTCACCCGCAAGCGCCGCGTCCACACGCGGGTGCATGTGGACGAGGCCGCGGCCTAG
- the rplU gene encoding 50S ribosomal protein L21, protein MYAIVETGGKQYQVEEGTRILVEKLAVEPGAEVVLDKVLLIGGDGCKVGTPYLEGASVKAEVVAQGRGPKVLVFKRRRRKDSKSLHGHRQDCTALRIKSINS, encoded by the coding sequence ATGTACGCGATTGTCGAAACCGGCGGAAAGCAGTATCAGGTCGAGGAAGGCACCCGCATCCTCGTGGAAAAGCTCGCCGTGGAACCGGGCGCCGAGGTCGTTCTGGACAAGGTCCTGCTCATTGGCGGCGACGGCTGCAAGGTGGGCACGCCCTACCTTGAGGGCGCCTCCGTCAAGGCCGAAGTGGTGGCCCAGGGCCGCGGCCCCAAGGTGCTGGTGTTCAAGCGCCGCCGCCGCAAGGATTCCAAGTCCCTGCACGGCCACCGGCAGGATTGCACCGCCCTTCGCATCAAAAGCATCAACAGCTAG
- the surE gene encoding 5'/3'-nucleotidase SurE, whose protein sequence is MHVLLTNDDGILAPGLRALYAALTEAGHTVTAVAPLRQQSGVGHSLTVFEPLRTRRIDEPGFSGIGVHGTPTDCVKLGLGALSPRRPDLVMAGINLGPNVGPDIFYSGTVGAAAEGAHDGVASMAISHADHSGGQDLTAHARHAVALAERIDWEKIPARRVLNLNYPAGGLPEGEVRVCPQSDAVWRNIYDRREDPRGEPYWWLTGDVPPETVRPGTDKALLAEGHVTLTPLRFEYTDDAALEALAGLVAAPRS, encoded by the coding sequence ATGCACGTTCTCCTGACCAATGACGACGGCATCCTGGCGCCGGGGCTGCGCGCCCTTTACGCCGCCCTCACGGAGGCCGGCCACACGGTCACGGCCGTGGCGCCTCTGCGGCAGCAGTCCGGCGTGGGCCACTCGCTCACCGTGTTCGAGCCCTTGCGCACGCGCCGGATTGACGAGCCGGGCTTTTCCGGCATCGGCGTCCACGGGACGCCCACGGACTGCGTCAAGCTGGGCCTGGGCGCGCTCTCGCCGCGCCGGCCCGATCTCGTCATGGCGGGCATCAATCTCGGCCCCAATGTGGGGCCGGACATCTTTTATTCCGGCACGGTGGGCGCCGCGGCCGAGGGCGCGCACGACGGCGTCGCCAGCATGGCCATCTCCCACGCCGACCACTCGGGGGGGCAGGATTTGACGGCCCATGCGCGCCACGCGGTCGCGCTCGCCGAGCGCATCGACTGGGAGAAGATTCCCGCGCGGCGCGTCCTCAACCTCAACTATCCCGCGGGCGGGCTCCCTGAAGGGGAAGTGCGCGTCTGCCCGCAGTCCGACGCCGTGTGGCGCAATATCTACGACCGCCGCGAAGACCCGCGCGGCGAGCCCTACTGGTGGCTCACCGGCGATGTGCCCCCGGAGACCGTGCGCCCGGGCACGGACAAGGCGCTGCTCGCCGAGGGGCATGTCACGCTGACGCCGCTGCGCTTTGAATATACGGACGACGCGGCCCTCGAGGCGCTGGCCGGCCTCGTGGCCGCCCCGCGGAGCTGA